A portion of the Pyrinomonadaceae bacterium genome contains these proteins:
- a CDS encoding IS5 family transposase (programmed frameshift), whose amino-acid sequence MISITSGIDSSYEIPDSLWNRIILLLPKKKCKKKSGRPRMDDRKAMTAIFYITRTGCQWKALPRSLGAPSTVHDRFQQWRKDGVFKQMWIDGLKLYDKKIGINWKWQSMDGAITKAPLGGKSTGPNPTDRSKSGTKRSLLVEGQGIPIGITIDGANRHDMKMTRSTLLSMVIHRPLPSSSSSSSRELQQQHICLDKGYDYPEVYELLEEYGYTMHICKRGEDYNNGNKKKKRRRIIPKYRARRWVVERTHSWMNRFRRLLIRWEKKEDNYMAILHFASAWITYKRGGVFG is encoded by the exons ATCTATAACTTCTGGAATTGATTCATCATATGAAATACCAGATTCATTATGGAACAGGATTATCCTTCTTTTACCAAAGAAAAAATGTAAGAAGAAAAGTGGACGTCCTAGAATGGATGATAGAAAAGCCATGACAGCTATATTCTATATAACACGTACTGGATGTCAGTGGAAAGCATTACCACGAAGTCTTGGTGCACCTAGTACTGTACATGACAGGTTTCAACAATGGAGAAAAGATGGTGTATTCAAACAAATGTGGATTGATGGTTTAAAATTATACGATAAAAAAATTGGTATAAATTGGAAATGGCAGTCAATGGATGGTGCAATAACCAAAGCACCGCTTGGGGGA AAAAGTACAGGACCAAATCCTACAGACAGAAGTAAATCTGGCACCAAACGTAGTCTCTTGGTAGAGGGTCAAGGTATTCCTATTGGAATCACAATAGATGGTGCTAATAGACATGATATGAAGATGACAAGATCAACTCTTCTGAGTATGGTGATACATAGACCATTACCATCATCATCATCATCATCATCAAGAGAATTACAACAACAACATATCTGCCTTGACAAGGGTTATGATTATCCTGAGGTATATGAGTTACTTGAAGAATATGGTTATACTATGCATATTTGCAAAAGAGGAGAAGATTACAATAATGGTAACAAAAAGAAGAAGAGAAGAAGAATAATACCAAAATACAGAGCAAGAAGGTGGGTTGTTGAAAGAACACATTCATGGATGAACAGATTCAGAAGATTGTTGATTAGATGGGAAAAG